One genomic segment of Panicum virgatum strain AP13 chromosome 2N, P.virgatum_v5, whole genome shotgun sequence includes these proteins:
- the LOC120658627 gene encoding uncharacterized protein LOC120658627 translates to MSATIVGAARKMEGHQAKEEKDAAEKKLLSAVRNYSIFLYVVFVFSTLALRVAAKAAPAAVASAQCFLAGGYGLTVTVASFAAATLLLQALLARVLRPSTSARLTPLAAWSLAAVTWCCITSIFHNCLTFGDENLGGYGEWAAAAGASVANLAMSARTVRRHLA, encoded by the exons ATGAGCGCCACCATCGTCGGTGCTGCACGCAAGATGGAGGGTCACCAGGcgaaggaggagaaggacgccgcA GAGAAGAAGCTCCTCAGCGCAGTGAGGAACTACAGCATCTTCCTCTACGTCGTCTTCGTGTTCTCCACGCTCGCGCTGAGGGTGGCGGCGaaggccgcgccggccgccgtcgcctccgcccagtgcttcctcgccggcggctaCGGCCTcaccgtcaccgtcgcctccttcGCCGCGGCGACGCTGCTCCTGCAGGCCCTGCTCGCGCGCGTCCTCAGGCCCTCCACGAGTGCGCGGCTGACCCCTCTTGCCGCGTGGTCCCTCGCCGCCGTCACTTGGTGCTGCATCACGTCCATCTTCCACAACTGCCTCACCTTCGGCGACGAGAACCTGGGCGGCTACGGCGAgtgggcggccgccgccggcgcctccgtcGCGAACCTCGCCATGTCCGCACGCACCGTCAGG CGTCACCTCGcttga